A genomic segment from Desulfovibrio sp. encodes:
- a CDS encoding tail fiber assembly protein: MENVINIRMALEQLGTGWRFGGSVTDGNASAWQAVTWEDERAKPTWADLCAAHAEGLHTGIFVALRAARDARLMATDKYLLPDYPINEADLAAIRACRAALRDLPEQPGAPWDGGGENTPWPVAACAAQVEQPCA; the protein is encoded by the coding sequence ATGGAGAATGTAATCAACATCCGCATGGCACTTGAACAGCTTGGCACGGGCTGGCGGTTTGGCGGCTCGGTGACCGATGGCAACGCATCCGCATGGCAGGCAGTAACGTGGGAAGACGAGCGCGCAAAACCCACATGGGCAGACCTGTGCGCAGCGCATGCCGAGGGCCTGCACACGGGCATATTTGTGGCCCTGCGCGCCGCCCGCGATGCGCGCCTCATGGCCACAGACAAATACCTGCTGCCAGACTACCCCATAAACGAGGCTGACCTTGCGGCAATCAGGGCTTGCCGCGCAGCCCTGCGCGACCTGCCAGAGCAGCCAGGTGCTCCATGGGACGGCGGCGGCGAGAACACCCCCTGGCCCGTCGCTGCCTGCGCCGCACAAGTGGAGCAGCCATGCGCGTAG
- a CDS encoding GNAT family N-acetyltransferase produces MLTITTEPFSHLAREAEQLTAAHWDEVEAPLHGPQHYALDQSRYSCLERLGMLHISAARELAEAAQSDLAHAKGATDETGASAPLAGYAAFTLVDCPHRPRTLLAALDGLYLAPWARVGLFALRLLRHAEAALAARGVGLVQYSSPASRPCHALYRRLGAQPTETIWHKTLPSQPVISAAAAGTKTDRTKSGMEEKQWP; encoded by the coding sequence GTGCTGACCATCACCACAGAACCGTTTTCGCATCTGGCAAGGGAAGCTGAGCAACTGACGGCAGCCCACTGGGATGAGGTGGAAGCCCCCCTGCACGGGCCGCAGCACTACGCCCTTGACCAAAGCCGTTACTCCTGTCTTGAACGGCTGGGTATGCTGCACATCAGCGCCGCACGTGAGCTGGCCGAAGCCGCCCAAAGTGATTTAGCCCATGCGAAAGGCGCAACAGACGAAACAGGCGCAAGCGCCCCGCTGGCAGGCTATGCGGCCTTTACACTGGTGGATTGCCCTCACCGCCCGCGAACCCTGCTGGCGGCGCTGGACGGCCTGTATCTCGCCCCGTGGGCTCGGGTAGGACTTTTCGCCCTGCGCCTGCTGCGGCACGCGGAGGCAGCCCTTGCGGCACGCGGGGTGGGGCTTGTGCAGTACAGCTCGCCCGCGTCGCGTCCCTGCCATGCGCTCTACCGCCGCCTTGGAGCACAGCCAACAGAAACCATCTGGCACAAAACCCTGCCGTCGCAGCCAGTCATCTCTGCAGCGGCAGCAGGGACCAAAACAGACAGGACAAAATCAGGCATGGAGGAAAAGCAATGGCCATAG
- a CDS encoding DnaJ C-terminal domain-containing protein — protein MAVSYKDYYKLLGVERAASAEEVSKAYKKLARKYHPDLNPGDKQAEEKFKEINEAYEVLKDPEKRKLYDQLGPNWQHGQQFQGEPGFENVHFTFNGKNFDGSGFSDFFETLFGGGGQFGGPFGGQAAGRGANFGPDPFGGFSSRQRRGRDVEAELGLSLEEVLRGGPRSVTINMPAGAKTLEVNVPAGIREGAKLRLAGQGDPAPGGTPGDLFLRVRYLPHSVFKVDGDNLQCDLALTPWEATLGARVEVPTLEGSVEMQIPAGSSSGRKFRLRGKGLGAGDKRGDLLVKIMVRVPAQVTDEERELWSKLAEISAFKARS, from the coding sequence ATGGCAGTATCGTACAAGGATTATTACAAACTTCTGGGAGTAGAGCGCGCAGCGTCAGCTGAAGAAGTATCCAAGGCTTACAAAAAGCTGGCCCGCAAATACCACCCCGACCTCAACCCCGGCGACAAGCAGGCAGAGGAGAAGTTTAAGGAAATCAACGAAGCCTATGAAGTGCTCAAAGACCCGGAAAAGCGCAAACTGTACGACCAGCTTGGCCCCAACTGGCAGCACGGCCAGCAGTTTCAGGGCGAACCGGGCTTTGAGAATGTGCATTTTACGTTCAACGGCAAAAACTTCGACGGTTCGGGCTTTTCAGACTTTTTTGAAACCCTGTTTGGCGGCGGAGGCCAGTTTGGCGGTCCCTTTGGCGGTCAGGCCGCCGGGAGAGGGGCCAATTTTGGGCCCGACCCCTTTGGCGGTTTTTCGTCGCGCCAGCGGCGTGGCCGCGATGTAGAGGCAGAGCTTGGTCTGAGCCTTGAAGAAGTGCTGCGCGGCGGCCCGCGCTCTGTAACCATCAACATGCCCGCTGGTGCAAAAACCCTAGAGGTCAACGTGCCCGCTGGCATACGCGAAGGTGCAAAGCTGCGCCTCGCCGGTCAGGGTGACCCCGCACCGGGCGGCACGCCGGGCGACCTGTTTTTGCGTGTGCGCTATCTGCCCCATTCAGTTTTCAAGGTGGATGGCGATAACCTGCAATGCGACCTTGCCCTGACCCCGTGGGAGGCCACCCTGGGCGCACGGGTTGAAGTGCCCACCCTTGAGGGCAGCGTAGAAATGCAGATTCCCGCCGGTTCCAGCTCAGGGCGCAAGTTCCGCCTGCGCGGCAAGGGCCTGGGCGCTGGCGACAAGCGCGGCGATCTGCTGGTAAAAATCATGGTTCGGGTTCCCGCCCAGGTTACTGACGAAGAACGCGAACTGTGGAGCAAGCTGGCCGAAATTTCGGCCTTCAAGGCCCGCTCGTAA
- a CDS encoding chaperone modulator CbpM, with protein MSMTPKKSSLPVPSTVMVWQEFIEATGIAPERLQELLGLGWIEARTSAAQDFLFRDVDIYRVRKLERICCDFELPVLGGTIIVDLLERIDSLERHVRRLQHFEEE; from the coding sequence ATGAGCATGACCCCAAAAAAATCTTCACTGCCCGTGCCTTCAACGGTCATGGTCTGGCAGGAATTCATCGAAGCCACGGGCATAGCGCCCGAACGGCTTCAGGAACTTCTGGGACTTGGCTGGATAGAAGCCCGCACCAGCGCGGCGCAAGACTTCCTTTTTCGCGATGTAGACATCTACCGGGTACGCAAGCTTGAGCGCATATGCTGCGACTTTGAGCTGCCCGTGCTTGGCGGCACCATCATCGTGGATCTTCTGGAACGCATCGATTCCCTCGAAAGACACGTGCGAAGATTACAGCATTTTGAAGAAGAATAG
- the clpB gene encoding ATP-dependent chaperone ClpB, with the protein MDINKFTDKAREAVGQAQSIAAGMGHQETDAEHLALALVQQEKGIVPRILEQMGVQPKALSVAIEGALRKRPSVSGGGMDPNKIMITQRLAKILGDAQNEANRMKDEYVSVDHLFAALTDVSPSSPLGEVFKEYKIARARFVAAMEELRGGARVTSATPEDTFEALTKYARDLVEAARQGKMDPVIGRDAEIRRVIRILSRRTKNNPVLIGEAGVGKTAIVEGLAFRIVKGDVPEGLKGRKLFALDMGALIAGAKYRGEFEERLKAVLNEVEKSDGQIILFIDELHTIVGAGKTEGAMDAGNLLKPMLARGELHCIGATTVDEYRKYIEKDPALERRFQPVMVEEPTVEDAISILRGLKERFEVHHGVRISDSAIVEAVVLSHRYITDRQLPDKAIDLIDEAAAMIRTEIDSLPADLDEVNRKVMQLEIEREALRRETDAASRERLEKLENELADLRAQQANMRKQWESEKGSIDNVREIKEQIEQTKLAIEQAERAYDLNKAAELKYSRLLELEKKLAAASGPGAESEGPRLLKEEVRPDDVAEIVGKWTGIPVTRLLESEREKLLRLGDQLHERVVGQDEAVTAVADAVLRARAGLSDPSRPTGSFIFLGPTGVGKTELSKALAEALFDTEDNMVRLDMSEYMEKHSVSRLIGAPPGYVGYDEGGQLTEAVRRKPYSVILFDEIEKAHPDVFNTLLQLLDDGRLTDSQGRTVDFRNCIVIMTSNIGSMHLLDGISADGTLKEGARERVMEELRAHFRPEFLNRVDETVVFLPLRRDQIARIVDLQVNRLRKRLEDRKIRLELTDEARKFIADAGYDPVYGARPLKRYVQQAVETPLAKELVGGKIRDGQTVVVDAADGSLQFRTA; encoded by the coding sequence ATGGATATCAACAAATTTACCGATAAAGCCCGCGAGGCTGTAGGTCAGGCCCAAAGCATTGCCGCAGGCATGGGGCATCAGGAAACAGACGCCGAGCATCTGGCCCTTGCCCTTGTGCAGCAAGAAAAAGGCATTGTGCCCCGCATTCTGGAGCAGATGGGCGTACAGCCCAAGGCTCTCAGTGTTGCCATTGAGGGGGCGCTGCGCAAACGGCCTTCTGTCTCTGGCGGCGGCATGGATCCCAACAAGATCATGATTACCCAGAGGCTGGCAAAAATTCTGGGCGACGCGCAGAACGAAGCCAACCGCATGAAGGACGAATACGTCAGCGTAGACCACCTGTTTGCAGCGCTGACCGATGTTTCGCCCTCCTCGCCCCTTGGCGAAGTGTTCAAGGAATACAAGATCGCCCGAGCCCGCTTTGTGGCAGCCATGGAAGAGCTGCGCGGCGGTGCGCGAGTGACCAGCGCCACCCCCGAGGACACCTTCGAGGCGTTGACCAAGTACGCTCGCGACCTTGTGGAGGCCGCCCGTCAGGGCAAGATGGACCCGGTCATTGGCCGCGATGCCGAAATTCGCCGCGTCATCCGCATTCTCTCGCGCCGCACCAAGAACAACCCGGTGCTTATAGGCGAGGCGGGCGTGGGCAAAACCGCCATTGTGGAAGGTCTGGCCTTCCGCATTGTGAAGGGCGACGTGCCGGAGGGCCTCAAGGGCCGCAAGCTCTTTGCCCTCGACATGGGTGCGCTTATAGCCGGTGCCAAATACCGTGGTGAGTTTGAAGAACGGCTGAAAGCCGTACTTAACGAAGTGGAAAAGAGCGACGGGCAGATCATCCTGTTCATCGACGAGCTGCACACCATCGTGGGCGCGGGCAAGACCGAAGGCGCCATGGACGCGGGCAACCTGCTCAAACCCATGCTGGCGCGCGGCGAGCTGCACTGCATCGGTGCGACCACGGTGGACGAGTACCGCAAGTATATTGAAAAAGACCCGGCCCTCGAACGCCGCTTCCAGCCCGTGATGGTTGAAGAACCTACGGTGGAGGACGCAATTTCCATTCTGCGCGGGCTCAAGGAACGCTTTGAGGTGCACCACGGCGTGCGCATCAGCGACTCGGCCATCGTTGAGGCAGTGGTCCTTTCGCACCGATACATCACCGACCGCCAGCTGCCGGACAAGGCCATCGACCTCATCGACGAGGCCGCAGCCATGATCCGCACCGAAATTGATTCGCTGCCCGCAGATCTGGATGAAGTGAACCGCAAGGTCATGCAGCTTGAAATCGAACGAGAAGCCCTGCGCCGCGAAACAGACGCCGCCTCGCGCGAACGCCTTGAAAAGCTTGAAAACGAGCTGGCCGACCTGCGCGCGCAGCAGGCCAACATGCGCAAACAGTGGGAGAGCGAAAAAGGCTCTATCGACAATGTGCGTGAAATCAAGGAGCAGATCGAACAGACCAAGCTGGCTATCGAGCAGGCAGAGCGAGCATACGACCTCAACAAGGCCGCCGAGCTCAAATACTCCAGGCTGCTTGAACTGGAAAAGAAGCTGGCTGCCGCATCTGGCCCGGGAGCCGAAAGCGAAGGCCCGCGCCTGCTCAAGGAAGAAGTGCGCCCCGACGACGTGGCCGAAATTGTGGGCAAGTGGACGGGAATTCCCGTTACACGCCTGCTCGAATCCGAGCGCGAAAAACTGCTGCGTCTTGGCGACCAGCTGCACGAGCGGGTTGTGGGTCAGGACGAGGCCGTTACAGCGGTAGCCGATGCGGTGCTGCGTGCCCGCGCGGGACTTTCCGACCCCTCGCGGCCCACGGGTTCGTTTATCTTCCTTGGCCCCACGGGCGTGGGCAAAACCGAGCTTTCCAAGGCTCTGGCCGAAGCCCTGTTTGATACAGAAGACAATATGGTTCGCCTCGACATGAGCGAATACATGGAAAAACACTCTGTTTCGCGGCTCATCGGTGCGCCTCCAGGCTACGTGGGCTATGACGAAGGCGGTCAGCTTACCGAGGCAGTGCGCCGCAAGCCCTATTCCGTCATCCTGTTTGACGAAATTGAAAAGGCGCACCCCGACGTGTTCAACACCCTGCTGCAACTGCTGGACGATGGCCGCCTGACAGACAGCCAGGGCCGCACGGTAGACTTTCGCAACTGCATAGTCATCATGACCTCCAACATCGGCTCCATGCATCTGTTGGACGGCATCTCTGCCGACGGCACGCTCAAGGAAGGCGCGAGAGAAAGGGTCATGGAGGAACTGCGGGCGCACTTCCGCCCCGAATTCCTCAACCGCGTGGACGAAACCGTGGTCTTTCTGCCCCTGCGGCGCGACCAGATTGCACGCATTGTGGATCTTCAGGTCAACCGCCTGCGCAAGCGGCTTGAAGACCGCAAGATCAGGCTTGAGCTTACCGACGAGGCCCGCAAATTTATTGCCGATGCCGGTTACGACCCGGTGTACGGCGCGCGGCCCCTCAAGCGCTATGTGCAACAGGCCGTGGAAACCCCGCTGGCCAAGGAACTGGTGGGCGGCAAGATTCGCGACGGCCAGACCGTGGTTGTGGACGCGGCAGACGGCAGCCTGCAATTCCGCACCGCATAA
- a CDS encoding glycerol dehydrogenase, giving the protein MRRAFICPSKYVQGENELLNLGYFVRQYGTSALLVATKSSVRRVREALDATAAKFGVTFVETDFQGECSRDEIARLGDLARKHSCHCTVGLGGGKALDTARCVAAGQGLIVVPTTAATDAPTSHSAVIYKPNGEMEDYAYFPRNPDVVLMDVSIIAVSPVRYLVSGMGDALSTYFEARATRRSCSAVNAGLPCGARTGDCPPARGTLAAQALASTCYRTLLEDGYKAVLACQAKMATPALENVIEANSLLSGLGFESGGLAAAHAIHDGLTALEETHAYLHGEKVAFGTLAQLVLENAPTEEIEEVLEFCTSVGLPVCLKDIGVTDISAEDLRKVARKACLPEESIHGMPFPITEEGIAAAILSADALGNAYRS; this is encoded by the coding sequence ATGAGAAGAGCGTTTATCTGTCCGTCCAAGTATGTGCAGGGCGAAAACGAACTGCTCAATCTGGGGTATTTTGTGCGCCAGTACGGCACTTCGGCCCTGCTGGTAGCTACAAAGAGCAGCGTCAGGCGGGTGCGCGAGGCATTGGACGCCACAGCGGCAAAATTTGGCGTTACCTTTGTGGAAACGGACTTTCAGGGCGAATGCTCGCGCGATGAAATTGCCCGCCTGGGCGATCTGGCCCGCAAGCATTCCTGCCACTGCACCGTTGGACTTGGCGGCGGCAAGGCTCTGGACACGGCGCGCTGCGTTGCGGCAGGGCAGGGGCTTATCGTGGTGCCCACCACTGCGGCCACAGATGCGCCCACCAGCCACTCGGCGGTCATCTACAAACCCAACGGCGAAATGGAAGACTACGCCTACTTTCCCCGCAATCCCGATGTGGTGCTGATGGACGTTTCGATCATAGCAGTCTCGCCGGTGCGTTATCTGGTTTCGGGCATGGGCGATGCGCTTTCCACCTATTTTGAGGCGCGGGCCACCCGGCGCTCGTGTTCTGCCGTCAACGCGGGGCTGCCCTGCGGCGCACGCACGGGCGACTGCCCGCCCGCAAGGGGAACCCTTGCCGCGCAGGCTCTTGCCAGCACCTGTTACCGCACCCTGCTGGAAGATGGCTACAAGGCAGTGCTGGCCTGTCAGGCTAAGATGGCAACCCCTGCACTGGAAAACGTGATCGAAGCCAACTCGCTGCTCTCTGGCCTTGGCTTTGAAAGCGGCGGCCTTGCCGCTGCCCACGCCATACATGATGGTCTCACCGCGCTGGAAGAAACCCACGCCTACCTGCATGGCGAAAAGGTGGCCTTTGGCACCCTGGCCCAGCTGGTGCTGGAAAACGCGCCCACCGAAGAAATTGAAGAAGTGCTGGAATTCTGCACCTCGGTGGGCCTGCCCGTGTGCCTCAAGGACATTGGCGTTACCGATATCAGCGCAGAAGACCTACGCAAGGTGGCCCGCAAGGCCTGCCTGCCAGAAGAATCCATTCATGGCATGCCCTTTCCCATTACGGAAGAAGGCATTGCCGCAGCCATCTTGTCGGCAGACGCCTTGGGCAACGCCTACAGAAGTTAG
- the ftsY gene encoding signal recognition particle-docking protein FtsY: MGFFSAIKKMFGGAEQADATAPQQDVDAVKSGEEAIAEAAAPEMEQAGQPLVVSPADEALTLRLREAEPRLSVWLGIVLEGVDETGDLLWQRLFFLLRALDAPEAEAQNFVRDFQEWLTRMGYRQVEEFRSELQYRLALALDMEDEEDERNRLFLKISQGLSRTREQFAKGLDALFAGHGELNDAFWEELEELFIMADLGYEPSIELVERLKERARKEKVTESVKVRELLMTEVEEIFRAPRRIAAVNPPEVVLMIGVNGVGKTTTIAKLAHRDRMQGKKVMIAAADTFRAAAIEQLQVWAGRVGALFHARTAGSDPAAVAYEAMDRALQEGVDVLYVDTAGRLQTKVNLMEELTKIRQVLGKKHAGAPHRTILVIDATTGQNALSQTKLFKEAAGIDELILTKLDGTAKGGVAIAVAMQHHLPITYVGLGEKMEDLRPFSGEDYARALLGVKTEA; this comes from the coding sequence ATGGGTTTTTTTTCAGCCATTAAAAAAATGTTTGGCGGTGCGGAACAGGCCGATGCCACCGCTCCACAGCAAGACGTAGACGCTGTAAAATCTGGCGAAGAAGCCATTGCCGAAGCCGCCGCGCCAGAAATGGAGCAGGCGGGGCAGCCCCTTGTGGTCAGCCCCGCAGATGAAGCCCTTACTTTGCGCCTGCGCGAGGCGGAACCCAGACTTTCCGTATGGCTTGGCATTGTGCTTGAAGGCGTGGATGAAACTGGCGACCTGCTGTGGCAGCGTCTGTTCTTTTTGCTGCGCGCCCTTGATGCCCCGGAAGCCGAAGCCCAGAACTTTGTGCGCGATTTTCAGGAATGGCTCACCCGCATGGGTTACCGGCAGGTGGAAGAATTCCGCTCTGAATTGCAGTACCGGCTGGCTCTGGCTTTGGATATGGAAGACGAGGAAGACGAGCGCAACCGCCTTTTTCTCAAGATCAGCCAGGGGCTTTCGCGCACGCGCGAGCAGTTTGCCAAGGGGCTGGACGCGCTGTTTGCCGGGCACGGCGAACTCAACGACGCCTTCTGGGAAGAGCTGGAAGAACTCTTTATCATGGCCGACCTTGGCTACGAGCCTTCCATCGAGCTGGTTGAACGCCTGAAAGAACGCGCCCGCAAGGAAAAAGTTACCGAATCCGTCAAGGTGCGCGAACTGCTCATGACCGAGGTGGAAGAGATTTTTCGCGCGCCGCGCCGTATTGCCGCCGTTAACCCGCCCGAAGTGGTGCTGATGATCGGCGTCAATGGCGTGGGCAAAACCACCACCATTGCCAAGCTGGCTCACCGTGACCGCATGCAGGGCAAAAAGGTGATGATTGCCGCAGCCGATACATTCCGTGCGGCCGCCATTGAGCAGCTGCAGGTATGGGCGGGGCGCGTGGGCGCGCTGTTCCATGCGCGTACCGCCGGTTCCGACCCCGCAGCCGTGGCCTACGAGGCCATGGACCGCGCTCTTCAGGAAGGCGTTGACGTGCTCTATGTGGACACGGCAGGCCGCCTGCAAACCAAGGTCAACCTGATGGAAGAACTGACCAAGATCCGTCAGGTGCTGGGCAAAAAACACGCGGGGGCACCGCACCGCACCATTCTGGTGATCGACGCCACCACCGGGCAGAACGCCCTTTCGCAGACCAAGCTTTTCAAGGAAGCCGCAGGCATCGACGAGCTCATTCTCACCAAGCTCGACGGCACGGCCAAGGGTGGCGTGGCCATTGCCGTGGCCATGCAGCACCACCTGCCCATCACCTATGTGGGCCTGGGCGAAAAGATGGAAGACCTGCGCCCCTTCAGCGGCGAGGACTACGCCCGCGCACTGCTGGGAGTGAAAACAGAAGCCTAG
- the murJ gene encoding murein biosynthesis integral membrane protein MurJ has translation MIASESGDTHGQPGSQPGSQQGGIARTAALLGGFALVSRVLGLLRDMSMAWLVGGGAAADALVAAMRLPHVLRRMLGEGSLSMTLTASLVHLERLGVAQSHAAGLQRSRSMRLLAQALATRLGLVLALITALGMVGSPWLAEVLAPGFYGPERQEAIYLLRICLPYTLAAGMAALGMALLHSLGVFWLPAASPALFNIVILLFAAAAGLGLLPAAPALAVGMLCGGLAQWFAQWLAVRRLLPPVHAHRAASIDAGQDKEQAALHSRAASLAWKCLGRLPAGLLGASAPQLAMLAAMSLASSLGRGQVAALYYAERLLELPLGLVGVCLGMASLPTLSRLAAAKDFALFSDQLRTALRLTLLLSLPAAAGLWAVGPRLVEGLLRHGAFGDNAAYETGLALWAYLPGLPAFAVNRSLLAACNALGEVRRTAVSAVWAVVATLAVGAALVHSLSGSLGVMAPALAVSLGLWLQCGFLLYILASSLKKNSLGAATGPSAGLACLPGAASVLRQCAAAAATALAAWQLLECLRGYGIWLELAVAIAGGAAAWLLCLLALRDGDALVAVRALVHRLHGRPH, from the coding sequence ATGATCGCTTCTGAAAGCGGCGACACGCACGGTCAGCCCGGTTCACAACCCGGCTCGCAACAGGGCGGCATTGCCCGCACGGCGGCCCTGTTGGGCGGCTTTGCCCTTGTTTCGCGCGTGCTCGGTCTTTTGCGCGATATGAGCATGGCCTGGCTTGTGGGAGGCGGTGCAGCAGCCGACGCTCTGGTGGCGGCTATGCGCCTGCCCCATGTGCTGCGCCGCATGCTGGGCGAGGGCTCGCTTTCCATGACCCTCACAGCCAGCCTTGTGCACCTTGAGCGCCTTGGCGTGGCGCAAAGTCATGCCGCCGGTTTGCAGCGCAGCCGCAGCATGCGCCTGCTGGCTCAGGCTCTGGCCACACGGTTGGGCCTTGTGCTGGCCCTTATTACCGCCCTTGGCATGGTTGGCTCTCCCTGGCTTGCCGAAGTGCTGGCCCCCGGTTTTTACGGGCCAGAGCGGCAGGAGGCCATATACCTGCTGCGTATCTGTCTGCCCTATACGCTGGCGGCGGGTATGGCGGCCCTTGGCATGGCCCTGTTGCACAGCCTTGGAGTGTTCTGGCTGCCTGCGGCTTCCCCTGCCTTGTTCAACATTGTTATTCTGCTGTTTGCCGCAGCTGCGGGGCTGGGCCTGTTGCCTGCAGCGCCCGCGCTGGCCGTGGGCATGCTGTGCGGCGGCCTGGCCCAGTGGTTTGCCCAGTGGCTGGCCGTGCGGCGTCTGCTGCCGCCTGTGCATGCTCATCGGGCTGCCAGCATAGATGCTGGTCAGGACAAAGAGCAGGCTGCGCTGCATTCGCGTGCGGCATCCCTCGCATGGAAATGCCTGGGCCGTCTGCCCGCAGGGTTGCTTGGGGCCTCAGCCCCGCAGCTGGCCATGCTGGCGGCCATGTCGCTGGCATCAAGCCTTGGGCGCGGGCAGGTTGCCGCCCTGTATTATGCCGAGCGCCTGCTGGAGCTGCCTCTGGGGCTGGTGGGCGTGTGCCTTGGTATGGCAAGCCTGCCAACCTTGAGCCGCCTTGCTGCGGCCAAAGATTTTGCCCTGTTTTCCGATCAGCTGCGCACGGCGCTGCGCCTGACCCTGCTGCTGAGTCTGCCCGCTGCCGCTGGGCTGTGGGCTGTGGGGCCTCGCCTGGTTGAAGGCTTGCTGCGCCATGGAGCCTTTGGCGACAACGCAGCCTATGAAACAGGGCTTGCCCTGTGGGCCTATCTGCCGGGTCTGCCCGCCTTTGCGGTCAACCGGTCGCTGCTGGCCGCATGCAATGCCTTGGGCGAGGTGCGGCGCACTGCTGTCAGCGCTGTGTGGGCCGTGGTAGCCACGCTTGCGGTTGGGGCGGCACTGGTCCATAGTCTTTCGGGCAGCCTTGGGGTCATGGCTCCAGCGCTGGCCGTGAGTCTGGGTTTGTGGCTGCAATGCGGCTTTTTGCTGTACATACTTGCCAGCAGCCTGAAAAAGAATTCATTGGGCGCGGCAACGGGCCCATCTGCGGGACTGGCCTGCCTGCCCGGCGCTGCCTCTGTGCTGCGGCAGTGCGCGGCTGCGGCGGCCACAGCTCTGGCAGCGTGGCAGCTGCTTGAGTGTTTACGCGGTTACGGCATCTGGCTGGAGCTGGCCGTGGCCATTGCTGGCGGTGCGGCGGCCTGGCTGCTATGTCTACTGGCCCTGCGCGATGGCGATGCTCTTGTGGCTGTCCGCGCGCTGGTACACCGTCTGCACGGCAGACCACACTAA
- the queF gene encoding preQ(1) synthase: protein MSTRSQDQTQDLKVLGTGRLQSPEGGPSVALLEAFPNCFPQRPYVISISFPEFTSLCPVTGQPDCGTITVEYIPDELCVESKSFKLYMFAFRNHQSFMETITNNVLEDLRTILNPCWCRVKGLFAPRGGTRIHVFAELFKDGMPEEQNRLVREAVAAWKSEPDPHRP from the coding sequence ATGAGTACCCGCAGCCAGGATCAGACCCAGGACCTGAAGGTTCTCGGCACAGGCCGGCTTCAGTCCCCAGAGGGTGGCCCCAGCGTAGCCTTGCTGGAGGCCTTTCCCAACTGCTTTCCCCAGCGCCCCTACGTGATCAGCATCAGCTTTCCCGAATTTACTTCGCTGTGCCCGGTGACCGGTCAGCCCGACTGCGGCACCATCACCGTGGAATATATTCCCGATGAGCTGTGTGTGGAGTCCAAGAGTTTCAAGCTCTATATGTTTGCCTTCCGCAATCATCAGTCCTTTATGGAAACCATCACCAACAACGTACTGGAAGACCTGCGCACAATTCTTAACCCCTGCTGGTGCAGGGTCAAAGGGTTGTTTGCACCGCGCGGCGGCACTCGCATCCACGTTTTTGCCGAACTGTTCAAGGACGGCATGCCCGAAGAGCAGAACCGCCTTGTGCGCGAAGCCGTGGCGGCGTGGAAGTCTGAACCCGATCCGCACCGTCCGTAG
- a CDS encoding MogA/MoaB family molybdenum cofactor biosynthesis protein, producing MNILLHVHSCKRGQCLPLLPVAATDTDFCRSHGLMTPEPWAVPHLRVGTCFCGACGTALLKVTGRTWMPLPPSMAALGSKGDEPWQAAHAAQCLLLTALTDLPEGPLEVTTRKTGHSLAWVTLSDKGARGQRLDLSGPAIAEMIGSTMPLCHSQGFLLPDEPDQLRALLTDLALSMGFDIICTTGGTGLSPRDITPQTTAALLDTPLPGFTQAMLAASLAKTPHAVISRAAAGTLGQSIIINLPGSRKAVVENLAAVLPALPHALAKLQGDPADCGG from the coding sequence ATGAACATCCTGCTGCATGTCCATTCCTGCAAGCGGGGCCAATGCCTGCCCCTACTGCCTGTTGCCGCCACGGATACAGATTTTTGCCGCAGTCACGGCCTCATGACGCCCGAACCATGGGCAGTGCCGCACCTGAGGGTGGGTACATGCTTTTGCGGGGCCTGCGGCACGGCCCTGCTCAAGGTCACCGGGCGAACCTGGATGCCCCTGCCCCCCTCCATGGCAGCTCTTGGCAGCAAAGGAGACGAACCCTGGCAGGCGGCCCACGCGGCGCAGTGCCTGCTGCTTACGGCGCTTACCGACCTGCCCGAAGGCCCGCTGGAAGTGACTACAAGAAAAACAGGCCACAGCCTTGCATGGGTGACCCTTTCCGACAAGGGCGCGCGGGGCCAGCGGCTTGACCTGAGCGGCCCGGCCATTGCCGAAATGATTGGTTCCACCATGCCGCTCTGCCACAGCCAGGGGTTTTTGCTGCCCGACGAACCGGACCAGCTGCGCGCCCTGCTCACAGACCTGGCACTGAGCATGGGCTTTGACATTATCTGCACCACGGGTGGCACGGGGCTTTCGCCGCGCGACATAACGCCGCAAACCACTGCCGCCCTGCTTGATACGCCCCTACCGGGCTTTACACAGGCCATGCTGGCCGCCAGCCTTGCCAAAACGCCCCACGCTGTCATATCGCGTGCGGCGGCAGGTACGCTGGGGCAAAGCATCATCATTAACCTGCCGGGCAGCCGCAAGGCCGTTGTGGAAAACCTTGCCGCCGTGCTGCCCGCCCTGCCCCACGCCCTTGCCAAGTTGCAGGGCGACCCCGCCGATTGCGGCGGTTAA